From Pseudomonas sp. StFLB209, a single genomic window includes:
- a CDS encoding DUF4124 domain-containing protein has protein sequence MRHSLVCLLLLVCLPAMAQIYKYTDANGNTAYSNQPPDGARAEPVELKPLNSIEPRPAAAPASPAASTQSAPAPVAYEQLELTDLPNDAALRANDGTFYIGVRIKPRLQPDHRLQLLVDGKPYGQPTNVPRLQVVNIDRGEHRFAVLVHDARRIIQQSPTVTLTVLRAAAGRP, from the coding sequence ATGCGTCACAGTCTTGTCTGCCTGCTGTTGTTGGTCTGCCTGCCCGCCATGGCACAGATCTACAAGTACACCGACGCCAATGGCAATACGGCCTACAGCAATCAGCCGCCTGACGGTGCACGCGCCGAGCCGGTCGAGCTCAAGCCGCTCAACAGCATCGAGCCGCGTCCTGCGGCAGCGCCCGCCAGCCCCGCCGCCAGCACTCAGTCAGCGCCGGCCCCTGTGGCCTACGAGCAACTGGAACTGACCGACCTGCCCAACGATGCCGCGCTGCGTGCCAATGACGGCACCTTTTACATTGGCGTACGGATCAAGCCCAGGCTGCAGCCGGACCATCGCTTGCAACTGCTGGTCGATGGCAAACCGTACGGTCAACCCACCAACGTACCGCGCCTGCAGGTCGTCAATATCGATCGTGGCGAACATCGCTTTGCCGTGCTGGTGCATGATGCACGGCGCATTATCCAGCAGAGCCCGACAGTGACCCTCACCGTATTGCGCGCCGCTGCGGGCAGGCCCTGA
- the glnA gene encoding glutamate--ammonia ligase, with the protein MSKSVQLIKDHDVKWIDLRFTDTKGKQQHVTMPARDALDEEFFEVGKMFDGSSIEGWKGIEASDMILLPDDDSAVLDPFTEEPTLILVCDIIEPSTMQGYDRDPRAIAHRAEEYLKSTGIGDTVFVGPEPEFFIFDSVKYKSDISGSMFKIFSEQGSWMTDQDVEGGNKGHRPGIKGGYFPVPPVDHDHEIRTAMCNALEEMGQVVEVHHHEVATAGQNEIGVQFNTLVKKADEVQTLKYVVHNVADAYGRTATFMPKPLYGDNGSGMHVHMSIAKDGKNTFAGEGYAGLSDTALYFIGGIIKHGKALNGFTNPSTNSYKRLVPGFEAPVMLAYSARNRSASIRIPYVSSPRARRIEARFPDPAANPYLAFAALLMAGLDGIQNKIHPGDAADKNLYDLPPEEAKEIPQVCGSLKEALEELDKGRAFLTKGGVFSDDFIDAYIELKSAEEVKVRTFVHPLEYELYYSC; encoded by the coding sequence ATGTCGAAGTCGGTTCAACTCATCAAAGATCATGACGTTAAATGGATTGATCTGCGCTTCACTGACACCAAAGGCAAGCAGCAACACGTCACCATGCCGGCACGCGACGCGCTGGACGAAGAGTTCTTCGAAGTCGGCAAGATGTTCGACGGTTCCTCCATCGAAGGCTGGAAAGGTATCGAAGCCTCCGACATGATCCTGCTGCCGGACGACGACTCCGCCGTGCTGGACCCGTTCACCGAAGAGCCTACCCTGATCCTGGTCTGCGACATCATCGAGCCGTCGACCATGCAAGGCTACGACCGCGACCCGCGCGCCATCGCGCACCGCGCCGAGGAATACCTGAAATCCACCGGTATCGGTGACACCGTGTTCGTCGGTCCAGAGCCTGAGTTCTTCATCTTTGACTCGGTCAAATACAAGTCCGACATCTCCGGCTCGATGTTCAAGATCTTCTCCGAGCAAGGCTCGTGGATGACCGACCAGGACGTCGAAGGCGGCAACAAAGGCCACCGTCCAGGCATCAAAGGCGGCTACTTCCCGGTTCCACCGGTCGACCACGACCACGAAATCCGTACTGCCATGTGCAACGCACTGGAAGAAATGGGTCAGGTCGTTGAAGTTCACCACCACGAAGTGGCAACTGCCGGCCAGAACGAAATCGGCGTGCAGTTCAACACCCTGGTCAAGAAGGCTGACGAAGTTCAGACCCTGAAGTACGTTGTGCACAACGTTGCCGACGCCTACGGCCGCACCGCGACCTTCATGCCGAAGCCGCTGTACGGCGACAACGGCTCGGGCATGCACGTCCACATGTCCATCGCCAAAGACGGCAAGAACACCTTCGCCGGCGAAGGCTATGCCGGTCTGTCCGACACCGCTCTGTACTTCATCGGCGGTATCATCAAGCACGGTAAGGCCCTGAACGGCTTCACCAACCCGTCGACCAACTCCTACAAGCGTCTGGTCCCAGGCTTTGAAGCGCCGGTAATGCTGGCCTACTCGGCGCGTAACCGTTCGGCTTCGATCCGTATTCCTTACGTTTCCAGCCCACGCGCACGTCGTATCGAAGCCCGCTTCCCGGATCCGGCTGCCAACCCGTACCTGGCCTTCGCTGCCCTGCTGATGGCCGGTCTGGACGGTATCCAGAACAAGATCCACCCAGGCGATGCAGCCGACAAGAACCTGTACGACCTGCCACCAGAAGAAGCCAAGGAAATCCCGCAAGTGTGCGGCAGCCTGAAAGAGGCCCTGGAAGAACTGGACAAAGGCCGTGCGTTCCTGACCAAAGGCGGCGTGTTCTCCGACGACTTCATCGATGCCTACATCGAGCTGAAATCGGCTGAAGAAGTCAAAGTCCGCACCTTCGTACACCCTCTGGAATACGAGCTGTACTACAGCTGCTGA